From Patescibacteria group bacterium, a single genomic window includes:
- a CDS encoding membrane protein produces MNIILWIIFGALAGWIASIIMGTDKRQGALMNIVVGIIGAFIGGFLMSLLGFPGVTGFNIYSLLVAILGAVVLVFLVGTFRKTA; encoded by the coding sequence ATGAACATTATTCTCTGGATTATTTTCGGAGCACTTGCTGGTTGGATAGCATCAATCATTATGGGGACAGATAAACGACAAGGAGCTCTGATGAATATCGTAGTTGGTATTATAGGAGCATTTATAGGAGGATTTTTAATGAGTTTGCTGGGATTTCCGGGAGTAACAGGCTTTAATATTTACAGTCTATTAGTCGCTATCCTTGGAGCTGTTGTACTTGTCTTCTTGGTTGGAACATTTAGAAAAACAGCATAA
- the dinB gene encoding DNA polymerase IV translates to MSQRIILHIDFDSFFASVEQQCNPFLRNKPIGVTATNGRTCIIASSREAKRLGINTGMRTFEALRICPNIIFVPADFRKYWEVSKKFIALCSDFSPEIEVFSLDEIFMDATLTVHLYGGVESLVRTIKLRIQEELGEYITVSVGIAPNKMLAKLASGLKKPNGVFVISSDQIESVYSIAKLQDICGIGPRIEARLNQMGIYTLNQLRRTPLSALIAEFGPVEGQFLKDVGLGKDTSQVRAYTKTAEVKSVGRQYCLPQNEYNRRVILQHIYELSEEIGRKLRKLKKKARSVGLSLVGSYTLFGQRTKEQFIDSGLDLFKESLSIIRRESGGELPLGYVRRIGVWAGYLKDSQYIPSPLLYEDKRKERLMQVVDALNERFGDHTIRNGFLLGVPHLTTVPNGWMSDRFERKKLAEEYQTRHQ, encoded by the coding sequence ATGTCACAGCGTATTATTTTGCATATTGATTTTGATTCATTTTTTGCTAGTGTTGAGCAGCAATGTAATCCATTTCTGCGCAATAAACCCATTGGTGTGACCGCAACGAATGGTAGAACATGCATCATAGCTTCCAGTCGTGAAGCAAAAAGATTAGGTATTAATACAGGGATGAGGACATTTGAGGCATTGAGAATATGTCCTAATATTATTTTTGTGCCTGCAGATTTTCGCAAATATTGGGAGGTAAGTAAGAAATTTATTGCGCTTTGCAGTGATTTTTCACCTGAAATTGAAGTATTTTCTCTTGATGAGATTTTTATGGATGCGACACTTACAGTCCATTTATATGGAGGAGTTGAGTCTTTAGTGCGGACAATCAAACTGCGTATTCAAGAAGAGCTTGGAGAGTATATTACAGTATCAGTAGGGATTGCACCGAATAAAATGCTTGCCAAACTCGCATCAGGACTTAAGAAACCCAATGGTGTTTTTGTTATCTCATCAGATCAGATTGAGAGTGTCTATAGTATCGCTAAGTTGCAGGATATTTGTGGTATTGGACCGCGAATTGAGGCTAGATTGAATCAAATGGGAATTTATACTCTCAACCAGCTTCGCCGTACTCCCCTTTCGGCTCTTATCGCCGAGTTTGGTCCGGTAGAAGGTCAATTTCTTAAAGACGTTGGACTTGGTAAAGATACAAGTCAAGTAAGAGCATATACAAAAACTGCGGAAGTGAAGTCTGTTGGTAGGCAATACTGTCTCCCCCAAAATGAATATAATAGACGTGTTATTCTGCAACATATTTATGAACTCTCTGAGGAGATAGGTAGAAAACTTCGTAAACTGAAGAAAAAAGCTAGGAGTGTTGGACTATCTTTAGTTGGATCTTATACTCTGTTTGGCCAAAGAACAAAAGAACAATTTATTGACAGCGGTCTTGATCTTTTTAAAGAATCCCTAAGTATTATTAGAAGAGAATCAGGAGGAGAGCTACCTTTAGGATATGTACGACGTATCGGAGTATGGGCAGGATATTTAAAAGATTCTCAGTATATTCCCTCCCCTCTTTTGTATGAGGATAAACGAAAAGAGAGATTGATGCAGGTTGTTGATGCTCTTAATGAACGCTTTGGTGATCATACCATTCGCAATGGATTTTTACTGGGTGTACCTCATCTGACAACTGTTCCTAATGGTTGGATGTCGGATAGATTTGAGCGTAAAAAATTAGCTGAGGAGTATCAAACTAGACATCAATAA